The genome window GGACATGTGGCCTTTATGACTATTGGTGCCTACACCACTGTTCTGCTGAGCTTAAAGGGGGTGCCGCTGGTGTTAGCTGTGGCGATCGGTGCCCTCTTGTCTGCCCTGCTGGGATTGTTGATTGGCTTCTCAACACTGCGCCTACGGGAAGATTACCTAGCGATCGTCACCATCGGCGTGGCTGAAGTCGTGCGCCTAATCGTTCTCAATGAAGAATGGCTAACAAGGGGGGCACGGGGCATTCCTGGTTATCCGTTGCCCTTAGAAAATTTTCGCCCTACCCTGATTAGCAAGCTCGTGATGATTGCTCTGCTGACCGCGATCGTTGCCTACGGACTTTGGCGATTGTGGCTGTGGACTCGGCAATGTTTGCAGCGAGGGCAATATCAGCAAACCATCATTAGTGCTGCGGTTGTAGGTAGCTACACAGCGGCTACCTTGCTGCTACTCTACGGCATAGGTGTAGTTGCCCACGGGTTGAAGACAGCAAAAATCCTGAATCCGGGACTATTGGGGCTGCTGGTGTTAGCTGTGTTTGTGGCGATCGTGGTGTTGGCAGTCTGGGTAGGCCAGCAGTTCATCACCAAGCTCACCGACTGGCAGCAGGGAACCATGCTCTTAACTGGAGTTGTTTGCTTAGTAGGCGGCCTCTGGTTCTATGTAGTTGGTGCCAGTGCACTCTACAATTTTGACTACAAAGCAGGGTTGATGCTGGTGCTAGTGGTTACCCTAGCAATCCTCTATGGGCTACTTGAACGCTTAGTGCAGTCACCATGGGGACGAGTGCTCAAAGCCATTCGAGAAGATGAAGACGTAGCGCGGGCACTCGGCAAAGATGTCTTTTGGTACAAACTTCAATCCTTGATGATTGGTGGCGCGATCGCTGGTATTGCTGGTGCCTTTTACACCTGGCAACTCACCTTCATCAATCCTGATGGGTTTACCACCCTGATTACCTTCCAAGCTTGGACAATTGTAGTTGTAGGTGGCGCTGGCAGCAATGCAGGCACGTTGCTGGGCGCTCTGATTTTTTGGAGCTACACCACCCTAACTCGCTTTACCTTAGAAGATATTGTGCCCTTGGATGCTGCCCAACTGGGAGCTTTTCGGATCATGACGATTGGGTTAATTCTTATGATCCTGATGATGTGGCGACCTCAAGGTGTTTTAGGCAATCAAGACGAACTCACCCTAGGACGCTAACTCAACTGCCCCATCTGTCACAACAGTTACCTGATATCTAGGCTATGGTTTAGTTATGAATCTTCTAACCGCCACGCCCTTACGTCAGTACGTCAAGCCTATGGTGATGATCGTGCTTTTGCTTGCTGCTGCCTACGTCTCTGTCTGTCTATTGTTGCTGTGGCAACAGGCGCGGTTTATCTTCTTTCCCCATGCAACGCTAGAAAAAACCCCAGAAACCTTTGATCTGCCCTATGAAACGGTATGGATCCCAGTTACTGCTGCCAAGGACAAACCTG of Cyanobacteriota bacterium contains these proteins:
- a CDS encoding branched-chain amino acid ABC transporter permease, which encodes MQGYIVSLVIFTGIFALFSLGLNLQWGFTGLINFGHVAFMTIGAYTTVLLSLKGVPLVLAVAIGALLSALLGLLIGFSTLRLREDYLAIVTIGVAEVVRLIVLNEEWLTRGARGIPGYPLPLENFRPTLISKLVMIALLTAIVAYGLWRLWLWTRQCLQRGQYQQTIISAAVVGSYTAATLLLLYGIGVVAHGLKTAKILNPGLLGLLVLAVFVAIVVLAVWVGQQFITKLTDWQQGTMLLTGVVCLVGGLWFYVVGASALYNFDYKAGLMLVLVVTLAILYGLLERLVQSPWGRVLKAIREDEDVARALGKDVFWYKLQSLMIGGAIAGIAGAFYTWQLTFINPDGFTTLITFQAWTIVVVGGAGSNAGTLLGALIFWSYTTLTRFTLEDIVPLDAAQLGAFRIMTIGLILMILMMWRPQGVLGNQDELTLGR